Sequence from the Sphingomonas koreensis genome:
TTCAAGGGACTGGCGCTCGGCGTTTTCCTCATCACGGTGGGCATGCGTCTGGACCTGCGCATGGTGATGCAGGACTGGTCGCTGCTGCTCGCCGCGATCCTCGGCGTGATGGCGATCAAGGTTGCGGTCACGGTTGCCCTGCTCAAGCTGTCCGGCGCGCGGACCGGGACCGCGGCCGAGGCGGGCGTATTGATGGCCAGCCCATCGGAAACCACCCTCATCGTGCTTGGCGTCGCGGCGACTGCAGGGCTGATTCAGCCGTCCACTGCCGCCTTCTGGACCACCGTGACCGCGATCGGCCTCACCGTTACGCCGCTGCTGGCGAAGGCCGGCAGCTTCGCCTCGCGGAAGATCGAGGAGCGCGATCTGGATGCGGACATCGCCGCCAATCCTGAAATCACGCCCGGCGGCACCGTCATCATCGGCTTCGGCCGCGTCGGCCGCACTGTCGCGGACATGCTGAAAGCGCATGGCAAGCCCTATGTCGCCGTAGATGCGGACATTGATGGCGTCGCTCAGGCACGGCGCGAAGGCTATACGGTGATGTTCGGCGACGTCGCGCGCAGCGAGCTGGTCGATCGGCTCAACCTCGGCCATGCCGATGCGCTGATCCTGACAATGGACGATCCGGTCCTCACCGTCCGCCTCACCCGCCGCGTGCGCAACTGGGTTCCGACGATCCCGATCATCGCCCGCGCCCGCGACACTGCCCATGCCGCCGAGCTCTATAAGGCCGGCGCCACCGATGCGGTGCCCGAAACGCTCGAAAGCTCGCTTCAGCTCTCTGAGGCCGTGCTCGTCGATCTCGGCGTCGCGGTCGGGCCGGTGATCGCGTCGATCCACGAGAAACGCGACGAGATGCGCAAGGAGATCAAGGAAGCCGCCGGCCTCGAACGCGAGCCGCGGCTGCGGCGGGCGCGCAAGGCCGAAGCTTAACCCATCCGCGCCCGCACCACGCGCTTCAGTACGTCGAGCGGCATCGCGCCCTTGCGCAGGACGTCGTGGAACTTGCGGGGATCCCATTGGGCGCCAGCCTTCGCCTTGGCTTCGTCGCGCAACTCGACCCAGACGGTATGCCCGATCTTGTAGCTGCACGCCTGGCCCGGCCAGACGGTGTAGCGATCGATCTCGCCCTGGCTGCGGCCACGGGCAATGCCGGTGGTGGCGATGAAATAGTCGGTCGCCTTCTCGCGGCTCCAGCGCTTGGCATGCATGCCGCTATCGACGACAAGCCGCGTCGCACGGAACAGCAGCGACTGGAGATAGCCGACCTGCCCCAGCGGATCGCCCTCGTACATCCCCATCTCGTCGGCGAGCTGCTCGGTATAGAGCGCCCATCCCTCGCTATAGCCGCTGAAGCCGCCGCGGCGGCGGATCAGCGGGATGGCCGATGATTCGAGCGCCAGCATCACTTGAAGGTGATGGCCCGGCACCGCCTCGTGATAGCTCAGCGTCGCCAGCCCGAACTTGGGCCGGTCGAACGTGTCGCGCAGGTTGATATAGTAGATGCCCGGGCGTGAGCCATCGAGCGTCGCGGCCTGATAATAGCCGCCCGGCGCCCCCGCCTGAATCGACGGCGGCACACGACGAACTTCGACCGGTGCCTTGGGCAGGCTCGCGAACTGCTCGGGTAGCCGCTTCTCCATCGCGCGCACTTGCGCGCGCAGTGTTTCGAGGAGCGCTTCCCTGCCCGGATCGGTATTCGGGAAGAGCTGATCGGGCCGTTCGTTGAGCGCCACCAGGCGAGCACCGACCGTCCCCTCGCTGATCCCCTGCGATCTCAGGATCGTATCGATCCGAGCGCTGATCTCCGCGACCTGCTCAAGGCCCAGCTTGTGGATCTCGTCGCCGGTCATGCGCACCGTGGTCGCCGCCTCGGCCGCCGCCGCGTAATAGGCCTCGCCGTCGGGAAGCCGCCAGACGCCCGCGTCATGCACCGCCTTGCCGCGCAACTCGGTGACGAGCGCGCGCTGACGGTCGAACGCGGGGAATACCTTCTCCGCCACGATCTTCGCGGCCTGCGCCGCGCGCTCGGGCGGGAGGTTCGCGGCCCTGAGCTTGGCGGCATAGCTGGTGACCAGTCCGGTCTCCGCCGCTGGCCTCTCACGCAGCGCCGCGAACTGCTTGAGCGTCGTGTCGAGGATGTAGTCAGGCGCGAATACGCCCCGCGCCGCGTCGGCCCGTTGGCGCGCGGTTTCCTGGTCGATGACGTTCGCGAACGCGCCGAGCCGCGCCAGATAAGCGTCGGCATCGACCGCGTCCTTCACGCGATGCTGGGTGTCGAGGAAATCGGGCACCTCGCGATAGGCGCCGCTCAGCTGGCTGAGGCGGAACGGGA
This genomic interval carries:
- a CDS encoding cation:proton antiporter, producing the protein MALDLTNHTFSDTLVILGAAGLVIPAFTRFRISPVIGFILVGALVGPAGLGQLVPQLPWLYYVTITDPHSIEPFAEFGIILLLFSIGLELSFKRLWSMRTLVFGVGAAELLGAGLLIGTGLYFLGQGWTGALGLGLALALSSTALVLPIAGTTSAVGRSAFAMLLFEDLALVPIIFLLGALAPAAADAGIGELAGVLGRGAIVVAILYVGGRLYLPRLFAQAARTKSPELFLAASLLVVIVASMATTAVGLSPIVGALLAGLLIAETEYHSEVEVITAPFKGLALGVFLITVGMRLDLRMVMQDWSLLLAAILGVMAIKVAVTVALLKLSGARTGTAAEAGVLMASPSETTLIVLGVAATAGLIQPSTAAFWTTVTAIGLTVTPLLAKAGSFASRKIEERDLDADIAANPEITPGGTVIIGFGRVGRTVADMLKAHGKPYVAVDADIDGVAQARREGYTVMFGDVARSELVDRLNLGHADALILTMDDPVLTVRLTRRVRNWVPTIPIIARARDTAHAAELYKAGATDAVPETLESSLQLSEAVLVDLGVAVGPVIASIHEKRDEMRKEIKEAAGLEREPRLRRARKAEA
- a CDS encoding DUF885 domain-containing protein; protein product: MRRRSFVGSAGAAALVAALPATARQAKAAGSADAKFRVLLDKIFEDRLTESPEGATSLGLDTGKNAALKSQLSGRTLADDARDLARSKRELAMVRGFAPETLGEDARLDQDVVTYQLERSIAGREQFTYGDSGGRFVPFRLSQLSGAYREVPDFLDTQHRVKDAVDADAYLARLGAFANVIDQETARQRADAARGVFAPDYILDTTLKQFAALRERPAAETGLVTSYAAKLRAANLPPERAAQAAKIVAEKVFPAFDRQRALVTELRGKAVHDAGVWRLPDGEAYYAAAAEAATTVRMTGDEIHKLGLEQVAEISARIDTILRSQGISEGTVGARLVALNERPDQLFPNTDPGREALLETLRAQVRAMEKRLPEQFASLPKAPVEVRRVPPSIQAGAPGGYYQAATLDGSRPGIYYINLRDTFDRPKFGLATLSYHEAVPGHHLQVMLALESSAIPLIRRRGGFSGYSEGWALYTEQLADEMGMYEGDPLGQVGYLQSLLFRATRLVVDSGMHAKRWSREKATDYFIATTGIARGRSQGEIDRYTVWPGQACSYKIGHTVWVELRDEAKAKAGAQWDPRKFHDVLRKGAMPLDVLKRVVRARMG